The Chryseobacterium aureum genome contains a region encoding:
- a CDS encoding NAD(P)/FAD-dependent oxidoreductase gives MENKNFDVIIIGGSYAGLSAGMSLGRSLRNVLIIDSGKSCNRQTPHSHNFITHDGKAPTEIAKLAKEDVAKYKTVRFYNGTVVKTRKTNDGFEIETSSGENFHAKKLILASGVKDIMPDIPGFAECWGISVLHCPYCHGYEVKNEITGILSNGDMAYEFSKLIFNLTKKLTLFTNGKAVLSKEQSEKLEQNKITVNEDEIKEIKHENGSVRKIIFKNGQEVSLQALYAKIPFEQNVNASDDLGCERTEQGFIKIDMMHKTNIPGVFACGDNVTMMRSVANAIAQGNFAGAVVNKELSDETF, from the coding sequence ATGGAAAACAAAAACTTTGATGTCATTATCATAGGAGGGAGCTATGCAGGATTATCCGCAGGAATGTCTCTGGGAAGATCTTTAAGAAATGTCCTGATTATTGACTCCGGAAAATCTTGTAACAGACAGACTCCCCATTCCCATAATTTCATTACCCATGATGGGAAAGCCCCCACAGAAATTGCAAAGCTGGCCAAAGAAGATGTAGCAAAATATAAAACTGTCCGTTTTTATAATGGAACAGTCGTAAAAACAAGGAAAACTAATGACGGTTTTGAGATTGAAACTTCATCAGGAGAAAATTTTCATGCTAAAAAGCTGATTCTGGCATCCGGAGTAAAAGATATTATGCCGGATATTCCGGGATTTGCGGAATGTTGGGGGATTTCAGTTTTACATTGTCCATACTGCCATGGCTATGAAGTGAAAAATGAAATCACGGGTATTCTTTCAAATGGAGACATGGCTTACGAATTCTCGAAACTGATTTTTAATCTGACTAAAAAACTTACTTTATTTACCAACGGGAAGGCTGTACTTTCAAAAGAACAGTCGGAAAAACTGGAACAGAACAAAATCACTGTTAACGAAGATGAAATCAAAGAAATAAAACATGAAAACGGATCCGTCCGTAAAATAATTTTCAAAAACGGACAGGAAGTTTCCTTACAGGCTTTGTATGCCAAAATTCCTTTTGAGCAGAATGTAAATGCATCAGACGATTTGGGATGTGAACGGACCGAACAGGGATTTATCAAAATAGACATGATGCACAAAACAAATATTCCCGGAGTTTTCGCCTGTGGAGATAATGTTACCATGATGCGCTCCGTTGCCAATGCTATAGCACAGGGTAATTTTGCAGGTGCTGTAGTGAATAAGGAACTTTCTGATGAAACATTTTAA
- a CDS encoding glycosyltransferase family 39 protein gives MKKDYWILFLFIIAKFALQYSLISPEYELHRDEYLHLDQANHLAWGYLSVPPVNSWLAWMIKMLGNSIFWVKFFPALFGALTIALTWKVVEELNGSLFAKVLASLGILFSVLLRVNMLFQPTSLEIFLWLFLYYSLIKYFNSQQVRWIYIGAIIFGIGVLNKYNIAFSLLGLIPALLLTEQRKIFMQSHVYWAALLALIIIFPNLLWQYQNQLPVVHHMKELSEKQLVHVDRMDFMKSQILFFIGVLFVIIAGWGALLLYKPFEKFRFFFWSYLITIALFLFFKAKDYYAIGLYPVYIAFGSVFLGHIFEKGWKSFLKPVCLLIPVLLFLPLYKVAFPNKSPQYIESHKDQYRKFGLLRWEDGKDHALPQDFADMQGWKELAQKVDKEYSRLSKSGNTMVLCDNYGQTGAINYYSKAGVTAMSFHADYINWIDLSRKYKNVIRVKDAPEAGKELSESGSFFEVAKLYDSIANPYARERGTAIFSLQGAKTDVNKRIQDEITEVKNEWK, from the coding sequence ATGAAAAAAGACTATTGGATTCTGTTCCTTTTTATCATTGCAAAGTTTGCTCTTCAATATTCATTGATAAGTCCTGAGTATGAACTTCACAGAGATGAATACCTGCATCTTGATCAGGCCAATCATCTTGCATGGGGATATCTTTCAGTTCCTCCTGTTAACTCATGGCTGGCATGGATGATTAAAATGTTGGGAAATTCCATATTTTGGGTTAAATTTTTTCCAGCTCTATTCGGAGCTTTAACCATTGCATTGACATGGAAAGTAGTTGAAGAGCTTAATGGAAGTCTTTTTGCTAAAGTCCTGGCCTCTTTGGGGATATTATTTTCAGTACTTCTTCGCGTAAATATGTTATTTCAGCCGACGTCTTTAGAGATTTTCCTGTGGCTGTTTCTTTATTATAGTCTGATTAAATATTTCAATTCCCAACAAGTAAGATGGATCTACATTGGAGCCATTATTTTCGGAATAGGAGTATTAAATAAATACAATATTGCTTTTTCGTTATTAGGACTTATCCCTGCATTATTATTAACGGAGCAAAGGAAGATTTTTATGCAGTCTCATGTGTATTGGGCTGCACTTTTAGCATTAATCATTATTTTTCCCAATCTCCTCTGGCAGTACCAGAACCAGCTTCCTGTTGTTCATCATATGAAAGAGCTTTCCGAGAAGCAGCTTGTGCATGTAGACCGTATGGATTTTATGAAATCTCAGATTCTGTTTTTTATAGGAGTCCTTTTTGTGATTATTGCGGGATGGGGAGCGTTGCTGCTGTATAAACCTTTTGAGAAATTCAGGTTTTTCTTCTGGAGTTATCTCATCACGATTGCTCTGTTTTTATTTTTCAAAGCAAAAGATTATTATGCAATAGGATTATATCCCGTTTATATTGCTTTTGGTTCCGTTTTTCTCGGGCATATATTTGAAAAAGGATGGAAGAGTTTTTTGAAACCCGTATGTCTTCTCATTCCTGTACTTTTGTTTCTTCCTTTATATAAGGTAGCTTTTCCGAATAAAAGTCCCCAATATATTGAATCCCACAAGGATCAGTACAGAAAATTCGGACTGCTTCGCTGGGAAGACGGAAAAGATCATGCGCTGCCTCAGGATTTTGCCGATATGCAGGGCTGGAAAGAACTGGCTCAAAAAGTAGATAAAGAATATTCCCGGCTGTCAAAGTCTGGAAATACCATGGTACTATGTGACAACTACGGACAGACTGGCGCGATTAATTATTATTCAAAAGCTGGAGTTACAGCTATGTCATTCCATGCAGACTATATTAACTGGATAGATCTGAGCAGAAAATATAAAAATGTAATCAGGGTAAAAGATGCTCCCGAAGCAGGGAAAGAACTTAGTGAATCCGGTTCTTTTTTTGAAGTTGCAAAATTATATGATTCCATTGCCAATCCCTATGCAAGAGAAAGAGGAACTGCAATTTTCAGTTTGCAGGGCGCAAAAACAGATGTGAATAAAAGAATCCAGGACGAAATTACCGAAGTTAAAAATGAATGGAAATAG
- a CDS encoding efflux RND transporter periplasmic adaptor subunit — translation MKKKFTWKKAIYIVLGLLFAVALFSGLGYLIKSNSKESEAFLTRKPTVQNMDDKVMATGKIVPKEEIEIKPNIAGIIDKILVKEGDKVEVGQLIATVKIVPSISEVNAAQQEVQNAQIQISNAQMNVGNMQKQFEMQDKLYKQGVASKQEYLNSQQQLYAQQQTLKNAQQQLNTAQKRLQIAKTGATPELKGQGLATTEIRSKASGTVLEVPVKAGSQVIEANNFNAGTTICSVADLNVLIFKGEIDEAQAGKLSEGMDMNIVIGALQNKTFPGKLTMIAPKGKDNAGTIKFPVEGNVSNPNNEYIRAGFSANGEIVLSSKKNALLLDESLVQYEKKQGKDVPFVEAKQKDGKFKKVYVKLGASDGINVEILPGSNITKDTEIKVWNPSDKDKEELKEKSDKK, via the coding sequence ATGAAAAAGAAATTCACCTGGAAAAAAGCCATTTATATAGTGTTGGGGCTTTTATTTGCAGTGGCATTGTTCTCAGGGCTTGGCTATCTTATCAAATCAAACTCCAAAGAAAGTGAGGCTTTCCTTACCCGTAAACCTACCGTCCAGAATATGGATGATAAGGTAATGGCTACAGGAAAAATTGTTCCAAAAGAAGAAATTGAAATCAAACCCAATATTGCGGGGATTATAGATAAAATCTTAGTAAAAGAAGGAGATAAAGTAGAAGTTGGGCAGCTGATTGCTACCGTAAAAATTGTTCCTAGCATCTCCGAAGTAAACGCGGCTCAGCAGGAAGTTCAGAATGCACAGATTCAGATCAGCAATGCACAGATGAATGTAGGGAATATGCAGAAGCAGTTTGAAATGCAGGATAAGCTGTACAAGCAGGGAGTAGCTTCAAAACAGGAATATTTGAACTCTCAGCAGCAGTTATACGCTCAGCAGCAGACTTTAAAAAATGCCCAGCAACAGCTGAATACCGCTCAAAAAAGATTGCAGATCGCCAAAACCGGAGCAACTCCTGAACTGAAAGGACAAGGTTTGGCCACTACCGAAATCCGTTCCAAAGCTTCAGGTACCGTATTGGAAGTTCCTGTAAAAGCAGGAAGCCAGGTGATTGAAGCCAATAACTTTAACGCAGGAACTACCATCTGTTCAGTGGCAGATTTAAATGTTCTGATCTTTAAAGGTGAAATTGATGAAGCACAAGCCGGAAAGCTGAGTGAAGGGATGGATATGAATATCGTAATTGGTGCATTGCAAAACAAAACTTTCCCTGGAAAACTAACTATGATCGCCCCTAAAGGGAAAGATAATGCAGGAACTATTAAATTTCCGGTAGAAGGTAATGTAAGTAATCCTAATAATGAGTATATTAGAGCAGGTTTTTCTGCAAACGGTGAAATTGTTTTAAGTTCTAAGAAAAATGCATTATTATTGGACGAATCTTTGGTTCAGTATGAAAAGAAACAAGGAAAAGATGTTCCTTTCGTAGAAGCAAAACAAAAAGACGGGAAATTCAAAAAGGTATATGTGAAACTGGGGGCAAGTGACGGAATCAACGTTGAGATTCTTCCCGGTTCTAATATCACAAAAGATACTGAAATAAAAGTTTGGAATCCGTCTGATAAAGACAAAGAAGAACTGAAAGAGAAATCTGACAAAAAATAA
- a CDS encoding ABC transporter permease produces the protein MNIIFKKDTWQEIYYSLRNNKLRTFLTMIGVGWGMFLYVSLLGAAKGMENGFDKLFSGFATNSIFLWAQKTSIPYEGFPKGREVHLNLSDMEMLKRKVTAIDYISPQNARGSFTGTPGEAMSRNGKNGTYSLTGDYSVGNKISEKKLIFGRYINDADVSGNKNVVVIGEEIYKNFFDAKKKENPIGKSVNIKGLFFNVIGVFRVKKGGGFENDQTAFIPLSTYTKMYNAGDQIDMFAIVSKPNANVNSVEEDVKQVLKAKNKVSPEDTNAFGSFNLGKEFKKLTGFLTGMQLLTIIVGTLTILAGVIAISNILLITVKERTKEIGIRRALGAKPAEVRNQILLESVVITLSSGLLGFMFGIFVLMILNAVTQGQDSFPFYNPTVNYGNVFAAMAVMVILGLVIGMIPAQRAVKIRPIEALRTE, from the coding sequence GTGAATATCATATTTAAAAAAGATACTTGGCAGGAAATTTATTATTCTTTGAGGAATAATAAACTCCGAACATTTCTTACCATGATTGGAGTAGGATGGGGAATGTTTTTGTATGTAAGCCTTCTTGGAGCAGCAAAAGGGATGGAAAATGGTTTTGATAAATTGTTTTCAGGGTTTGCTACCAATTCAATCTTTCTGTGGGCACAGAAAACATCCATTCCGTACGAAGGATTTCCTAAAGGAAGAGAAGTTCATCTGAATTTGTCGGATATGGAAATGTTGAAAAGAAAAGTAACAGCCATCGACTATATATCGCCTCAAAATGCAAGAGGAAGCTTTACCGGAACCCCCGGAGAAGCGATGTCCAGAAACGGAAAAAACGGAACCTATTCGCTTACCGGAGATTACTCTGTAGGAAATAAAATTTCAGAAAAGAAACTGATCTTCGGACGTTACATCAACGATGCCGATGTTTCAGGAAATAAAAATGTAGTAGTTATTGGAGAAGAAATTTATAAAAACTTCTTTGATGCCAAGAAAAAAGAAAATCCAATAGGAAAATCAGTCAATATAAAAGGGCTGTTCTTTAATGTAATTGGAGTTTTCCGTGTGAAAAAAGGAGGCGGATTTGAAAATGACCAGACGGCTTTTATTCCACTTTCTACTTACACGAAAATGTATAATGCGGGAGATCAGATTGACATGTTTGCGATCGTAAGTAAACCTAATGCCAATGTGAATTCCGTAGAAGAAGATGTAAAGCAGGTATTGAAGGCAAAAAATAAGGTTTCACCGGAAGATACCAACGCATTTGGAAGTTTCAACCTTGGAAAAGAATTTAAAAAACTGACAGGTTTCCTTACGGGAATGCAGCTGCTGACCATCATCGTGGGTACACTAACCATCCTTGCAGGAGTGATTGCTATTTCGAATATCCTTTTGATTACAGTAAAAGAAAGAACCAAAGAAATCGGGATCAGAAGAGCATTAGGAGCAAAACCAGCTGAGGTAAGAAATCAGATTTTGCTGGAAAGTGTTGTAATCACGCTCTCCTCAGGATTATTAGGGTTCATGTTTGGAATTTTTGTATTGATGATTCTGAATGCCGTTACCCAGGGACAGGATTCATTTCCTTTCTATAACCCGACAGTCAACTATGGAAACGTATTTGCTGCGATGGCTGTAATGGTAATCTTAGGGCTGGTAATCGGGATGATCCCTGCGCAGAGAGCCGTAAAGATCAGGCCTATTGAAGCATTAAGAACAGAATAA
- a CDS encoding ABC transporter permease has protein sequence MFDLDRWQEIFSSIRSNVLRTVLSGFTVALGLFIFIVLFGIGKGLQNAFSEGFSGDAKNLITIVTGKTTIAYKGLQSDRTVTLNNGDYDFLINADKKNVGASSPRYNASLMVKYGKESGIYQVHGAEPGEQVIENRKMIDGRYITPRDLEGKQNVAVIGRMVQRDLIKNGSPVGKELDINGSIFKVVGVFSDDGGDWDERHITVPITTLQQMKKGSDTVNIAYISYSDKLTPEQAIKYGDELKDKLKSRKNVSPDDENGVRVWNNAKNMNDTFIFMAVLTAIVGFIGLGTLLAGIIGISNIMVYIVKERTKEIGVRKAIGAKPSGIVGLIVQESVVITVVSGLVGVGIGVLTLSLIGDSLEEFFIKSPSVGWGSIMMAFIALIFSGLIAGFVPAYRASRIKPIEALRTE, from the coding sequence ATGTTTGACCTAGATCGTTGGCAGGAAATATTCAGTTCTATCCGGAGCAATGTGCTTAGGACCGTACTTTCAGGGTTTACGGTAGCCCTGGGACTGTTTATTTTCATTGTACTTTTTGGAATTGGAAAAGGACTTCAGAATGCTTTCTCCGAAGGATTCTCCGGTGATGCCAAAAACCTTATTACCATTGTTACCGGTAAAACCACGATAGCATATAAAGGTCTCCAGTCAGACAGAACAGTTACGTTGAATAACGGCGATTATGATTTCCTTATTAATGCAGATAAAAAGAATGTAGGGGCTTCCAGTCCCAGATATAATGCCAGCTTAATGGTAAAATATGGAAAAGAAAGCGGGATTTATCAGGTACATGGAGCAGAACCGGGAGAACAGGTTATTGAAAACCGGAAAATGATTGATGGGAGATATATCACTCCCCGGGATTTGGAAGGAAAGCAGAATGTAGCGGTAATCGGAAGAATGGTGCAGAGGGATTTAATTAAAAACGGAAGTCCTGTAGGAAAAGAATTAGACATTAACGGATCCATATTTAAGGTAGTAGGGGTATTTTCGGATGATGGAGGAGATTGGGATGAAAGACATATCACTGTCCCTATCACAACCTTACAGCAGATGAAAAAAGGCTCAGATACGGTGAATATCGCTTACATTTCATACAGTGATAAGCTGACTCCGGAGCAGGCCATTAAATATGGGGATGAGCTGAAAGATAAATTGAAATCGAGAAAAAATGTATCTCCTGATGATGAAAACGGAGTGCGTGTCTGGAACAATGCGAAGAACATGAATGATACCTTTATATTTATGGCAGTTCTTACAGCTATTGTAGGATTTATTGGTCTGGGAACATTGCTTGCGGGAATTATCGGGATCAGTAATATCATGGTGTACATTGTAAAAGAAAGAACCAAAGAGATTGGGGTACGAAAAGCCATCGGAGCAAAACCAAGCGGAATTGTAGGACTGATTGTTCAGGAAAGTGTTGTCATTACAGTAGTATCAGGGCTTGTTGGAGTAGGCATTGGTGTTTTGACATTAAGTCTTATTGGGGATAGTCTTGAAGAATTCTTCATTAAAAGTCCAAGCGTAGGATGGGGATCTATTATGATGGCATTCATTGCTTTAATTTTCTCAGGACTCATTGCAGGATTTGTACCGGCATACAGAGCTTCAAGAATTAAACCGATTGAAGCATTGAGAACAGAATAA
- a CDS encoding four helix bundle protein encodes MFLNLNHYKLDVYQSARELRIECYKILSKIPDHEKFNIIDQIRRASTSVVLNITEGCSRKSELERKRYFEIARGSVIELDSCFDIVIECNYIKIEELTKIGNLIKTAFILLSKMLKKD; translated from the coding sequence ATGTTTTTAAATCTGAACCATTATAAACTTGATGTTTATCAGTCAGCCAGAGAATTAAGAATAGAATGTTATAAGATTTTATCTAAAATTCCTGATCATGAAAAATTTAATATAATCGATCAGATACGGAGAGCCTCTACTTCAGTGGTATTAAATATTACCGAAGGATGTTCAAGAAAATCTGAACTGGAAAGGAAAAGGTATTTTGAAATTGCCAGAGGTTCGGTTATTGAGTTGGATTCTTGTTTTGATATTGTTATAGAATGTAATTATATTAAAATAGAAGAATTAACAAAAATTGGAAATTTAATAAAAACAGCATTTATCTTGTTAAGTAAAATGTTGAAAAAGGATTAG
- a CDS encoding ABC transporter ATP-binding protein — protein MLVIQDLNKSYDTGKSKLHVLKGINLNISEGEFVSIMGSSGSGKSTLLNIIGILDEKDSGTYELDGVPIEHLSEVKAAEYRSRFLGFIFQSFNLINYKTALENVALPLYYQNVPRKERNQKAMEYLEKVGLAQWANHLPSELSGGQKQRVAIARALITDPKVVLADEPTGALDSKTTHDIMKLLQDINNEGKTIIVVTHEPDVAAQTKRNVVLKDGVIESDEFIKQIVL, from the coding sequence ATGTTAGTAATTCAGGATTTAAATAAGTCATACGATACAGGGAAAAGCAAGCTTCATGTTCTCAAAGGAATTAATCTGAATATTTCTGAAGGGGAGTTTGTTTCTATTATGGGAAGTTCCGGTTCCGGAAAATCCACACTTCTTAATATTATTGGGATTCTGGATGAAAAAGATTCGGGAACCTATGAATTGGACGGAGTTCCTATCGAACATTTGTCTGAGGTAAAAGCAGCAGAGTACAGAAGCAGGTTTTTAGGATTTATCTTTCAGTCTTTTAACCTGATCAATTATAAAACAGCTCTGGAGAATGTGGCACTTCCTCTGTACTATCAGAATGTACCGAGAAAAGAGCGAAATCAGAAGGCTATGGAATACCTGGAAAAAGTAGGATTGGCACAATGGGCGAATCACCTTCCGAGTGAACTTTCAGGAGGGCAAAAACAAAGAGTAGCTATCGCACGGGCTTTGATTACAGATCCTAAGGTAGTTCTGGCAGATGAGCCTACCGGAGCATTGGACTCCAAAACAACTCATGATATTATGAAACTACTTCAGGATATCAATAATGAAGGGAAAACAATCATTGTTGTAACCCACGAACCGGACGTAGCTGCACAGACCAAAAGAAACGTAGTGCTGAAGGATGGGGTTATTGAAAGTGATGAGTTTATTAAGCAGATTGTATTATAG
- a CDS encoding ribonucleotide-diphosphate reductase subunit beta, with amino-acid sequence MGIFDKRVSYKPFEYPEVLQFVEAINKSFWVHSEVDFTADVQDFHSQLEPHEKHAVKNALLAIAQIEVSVKTFWGNLYNHLPKPEFNGLGSTFAECEFRHSEAYSRLLEVLGYNDEFLNVIEIPAVKGRIEFLGNALKHANSATPKEYVSALLLFSILVENVSLFSQFAIILSFTRFKGFMKNVSNIIAWTSVDEQIHANAGIYLINKIREEQPDLLTDSDIEDIYTLVDESIAREGDILSWIFELGEIDNVSKEDLLNFMKYRVDDSLKKINMKTRYNITPEQYKPMVWFEEEVFANSLDDFFAKRPVDYTKHDKSITANDLF; translated from the coding sequence ATGGGAATTTTTGATAAAAGAGTAAGTTATAAGCCATTTGAATACCCGGAGGTTCTTCAATTTGTAGAGGCCATCAATAAATCGTTCTGGGTGCATTCGGAAGTGGACTTTACTGCAGATGTTCAGGATTTTCATTCGCAGTTGGAACCACATGAAAAGCATGCTGTGAAAAATGCGCTGTTAGCCATTGCACAGATTGAGGTGTCTGTAAAGACATTCTGGGGGAATTTATACAACCATTTACCAAAGCCGGAATTCAATGGATTAGGATCTACTTTTGCTGAATGCGAGTTTCGTCATTCTGAAGCATATTCCCGTTTGCTGGAGGTATTAGGATATAATGATGAATTCCTTAACGTGATCGAAATTCCTGCCGTAAAAGGAAGAATAGAATTCTTAGGAAATGCATTAAAACATGCTAATTCTGCTACCCCAAAAGAATATGTTTCCGCTTTATTGTTATTCAGTATTCTGGTGGAAAACGTTTCTCTTTTCTCGCAGTTTGCCATCATCCTTTCTTTCACAAGATTCAAAGGATTCATGAAAAACGTTTCCAATATCATCGCATGGACTTCCGTAGATGAGCAGATTCACGCCAATGCAGGAATCTACCTGATCAACAAAATCCGTGAGGAACAGCCTGATTTATTAACAGACAGTGATATTGAAGACATCTACACTTTGGTAGACGAATCTATCGCAAGAGAAGGTGATATCCTTAGCTGGATCTTCGAATTAGGAGAAATCGACAATGTTTCTAAAGAAGATTTATTAAACTTCATGAAATACCGTGTAGATGACAGCTTAAAGAAAATCAACATGAAAACAAGATACAACATCACTCCGGAACAATACAAACCAATGGTATGGTTCGAAGAGGAAGTTTTCGCCAATTCACTAGATGATTTCTTTGCAAAAAGACCTGTAGACTATACGAAACATGATAAAAGTATTACAGCAAACGATTTGTTTTAA